The following are from one region of the Simiduia agarivorans SA1 = DSM 21679 genome:
- the ahpF gene encoding alkyl hydroperoxide reductase subunit F, translating into MISKDILAALSQYTANIATPVAFVLQTGQHTKRDELVTFLNDFASVSEHLSLREQDAGLRSPVTFTLEVDGEHTGIEFSGIPSGHEFNSLVLAVLHATGTPMKLDESLKAMLARVDEPLHFEAFISLSCHNCPDVVQALNQFALINPNIRAEMIDGGLFQDVIKARDIQGVPTVYLNGELFANGKVDAAQLIEKLLARYPHLADGNNAEQLPLQDVTIIGGGPAGISSAIYSARKGLKVTLIADRIGGQVKDTMGIENLIGTPKTTGPELSGALMQHLNDYEVTVKEHLKVSAVEKGDIKTLTLSSGEVIHTKTLIIATGAKWRELGIPGEKENIGNGVAYCPHCDGPFFKGKDVAVIGGGNSGIEAALDLAGIVKSVTVFEFMPELKADKVLVEKAESKSNITIFRNVATQEITAANGKVDGIVYQDRASGETRTQPLHGVFVQIGLVPNSGFLGDLVEKTRFGEIVIDARGQTSEPGIYACGDVTTVPYKQIVVAMGEGAKASLAAFDYLLKESDRLEALHADTESVSLAKAS; encoded by the coding sequence ATGATCAGCAAAGACATTCTGGCAGCCCTCAGCCAGTACACCGCAAACATTGCGACACCTGTGGCTTTCGTGCTGCAGACCGGTCAACACACCAAGCGCGACGAACTGGTGACATTCCTTAACGACTTCGCAAGCGTGAGCGAGCACCTGAGCCTGCGCGAGCAGGACGCCGGCCTTCGCAGTCCCGTGACCTTCACGCTTGAAGTGGACGGCGAGCACACCGGCATCGAATTTTCCGGCATCCCCAGTGGCCACGAATTCAATTCGCTGGTACTGGCGGTATTGCACGCCACCGGCACCCCCATGAAGCTCGATGAAAGCCTGAAGGCCATGCTGGCACGCGTGGACGAGCCGCTGCACTTTGAAGCCTTCATCAGTCTTTCCTGCCACAACTGCCCGGACGTGGTGCAGGCGCTGAACCAGTTCGCACTAATTAACCCGAACATCCGCGCCGAGATGATTGACGGCGGGCTGTTTCAGGACGTGATCAAAGCGCGCGACATTCAGGGTGTGCCCACTGTGTACCTGAACGGCGAACTCTTTGCCAACGGCAAGGTAGACGCCGCCCAGTTGATTGAAAAACTGCTGGCCCGCTATCCGCACCTGGCCGACGGCAACAACGCCGAACAGCTGCCACTGCAGGACGTGACCATCATTGGTGGTGGCCCAGCCGGCATCAGCAGTGCCATCTACAGTGCGCGCAAAGGCCTGAAAGTCACATTGATTGCCGATCGCATCGGTGGCCAGGTGAAAGACACCATGGGCATCGAGAATCTGATCGGCACACCCAAAACCACCGGGCCGGAATTATCGGGCGCGCTGATGCAGCACCTGAATGATTATGAGGTCACGGTCAAAGAACATCTCAAAGTGAGTGCTGTGGAAAAGGGCGATATCAAAACCCTGACACTCTCATCGGGAGAAGTGATTCACACCAAAACCCTGATCATTGCCACCGGCGCCAAATGGCGCGAGCTGGGCATCCCCGGCGAAAAGGAAAATATCGGCAACGGCGTCGCCTACTGCCCGCACTGCGACGGCCCCTTCTTCAAAGGCAAAGACGTGGCCGTGATCGGTGGCGGCAACTCGGGCATCGAAGCGGCATTGGATCTGGCCGGTATTGTGAAATCGGTGACCGTGTTCGAATTCATGCCGGAGTTGAAAGCGGACAAGGTGCTGGTGGAAAAAGCGGAGAGCAAAAGCAACATCACCATTTTCCGCAACGTGGCCACGCAGGAAATCACCGCTGCCAACGGCAAAGTGGACGGCATTGTGTATCAGGATCGCGCCAGTGGCGAGACCCGCACGCAACCCCTGCATGGCGTATTTGTACAGATTGGCCTGGTGCCCAACAGCGGTTTTCTGGGTGACCTGGTGGAGAAAACCCGCTTCGGTGAAATTGTCATCGATGCGCGCGGGCAAACCTCAGAGCCCGGCATTTATGCCTGCGGCGATGTGACCACCGTGCCCTATAAGCAGATTGTGGTGGCCATGGGCGAAGGCGCCAAGGCATCACTGGCAGCGTTTGACTACCTGTTGAAAGAAAGCGACCGGTTGGAAGCCCTGCACGCAGACACAGAGTCCGTGAGCCTGGCAAAAGCCTCCTGA
- a CDS encoding hydrogen peroxide-inducible genes activator, whose translation MISLKQLHYALAVGEHLHFRKAAEACHVSQSALSSALSELEKQLGVQLFERDNKKVLVTPEGQELLKRARRILLDVDSLTQLAHSAQGPLKFPMSVGVIPTICPYLLPNLLPCLQAAHPEFELTVVEEQSADLVDRVRNGEIDAAILALPYEHEGLLAFEFWQEDFYWVAHKTQVKSGLREVASKELEQAKLMLLKEGHCLKDHIIDACKLGKQTANQGFGATSLNTLIQMVTGKLGSTLVPAMALDSLLGHHPELVAVHLKEPGPHRRIAFLVRPNYARVEDVQILMKLCEQALSA comes from the coding sequence ATGATCAGTCTCAAACAGCTCCATTACGCACTGGCCGTGGGCGAGCACCTGCATTTCCGCAAGGCGGCCGAGGCCTGCCACGTGAGTCAGTCGGCCTTGAGCTCGGCGTTATCTGAGCTGGAGAAGCAGTTAGGCGTGCAGCTGTTCGAGCGGGACAATAAAAAAGTGCTGGTCACCCCCGAGGGGCAGGAATTACTCAAACGGGCCAGGCGCATCCTGCTGGACGTGGACAGCCTGACCCAGCTGGCGCACAGCGCCCAGGGGCCGCTGAAGTTCCCCATGAGCGTGGGGGTGATCCCCACCATCTGCCCTTATCTGCTGCCCAATCTGCTGCCCTGTCTGCAGGCTGCGCACCCGGAGTTTGAGCTGACCGTGGTGGAAGAGCAGTCGGCGGATCTGGTGGACCGGGTCCGCAACGGCGAAATCGATGCCGCCATACTGGCGTTGCCCTATGAACACGAGGGCCTTTTGGCGTTTGAATTCTGGCAGGAAGATTTTTACTGGGTGGCGCACAAAACCCAGGTGAAATCCGGCTTGCGGGAAGTGGCCAGCAAGGAGCTGGAACAGGCCAAGCTGATGCTGCTGAAAGAGGGCCATTGCCTGAAGGACCACATTATCGATGCCTGCAAACTGGGCAAACAAACGGCGAATCAGGGCTTTGGCGCCACCAGCCTGAATACCCTGATCCAGATGGTCACCGGCAAACTGGGTTCTACCCTGGTGCCGGCCATGGCGCTGGATTCGCTCCTGGGCCACCACCCGGAACTGGTGGCGGTACACCTGAAGGAGCCGGGCCCACACCGACGCATCGCCTTTTTGGTTCGGCCCAATTACGCACGGGTGGAGGATGTGCAGATCCTGATGAAACTGTGTGAGCAAGCGCTGTCCGCTTGA
- a CDS encoding NADP-dependent malic enzyme, producing the protein MTEDRQTPSRHPALDYHEFPKPGKLEIRATKPMANGRDLARAYSPGVAEACMEISKSPVEVSRYTARGNLVAVVSNGTAVLGLGNIGPLASKPVMEGKAVLFKKFANIDCFDIEVNESDPVKLAEIVASLEPTFGAINLEDIKAPDCFIVEKLCREKMNIPVFHDDQHGTAIVVGAAATNALHVVGKKFEDIKIVSTGGGAAGIACLNMLLKLGVKRENVWLCDLDGLVYQGRTTQMTEQKAAYAQASDLRTLDQVIEGADLFLGLSGPGVLKPEMVKKMAAKPVIFALANPTPEIMPDQVRAVAPDAIIATGRSDYPNQVNNVLCFPFIFRGALDVGATEINDAMQIGCVEGIAALARATTSAEAAAAYEGENLTFGAEYLIPKPFDPRLLATVAGAVAKAAMETGVATRPLPDLKSYKESLNRSVFRSAFIMKPVFEVARAAKQRIIFAEGEDERVLRAAQAMLEEGTGKPILIGRPDVVEDRCEKFGLSVKPGRDFHLVNPEHDDRFRDYWSTYHELMQRRGVTPDLAKAVMRTNTTAIAAVAVHRGDADSMICGTFGQYLWHLNYIEQILGDAKRQPQGALSLMLIEQGPLFIADTHVFPEPTAEQVAAIAVAAARHVRRFGLEPRIALCSQSQFGNMQSRSGQTMRDAIALLDSVPRDFAYEGEMTLDLALDPALRERIFPNARFEGAANVLLFANADAASTARNMLKTCANGLEVGPILMGMANRAHIVTPTITARGLLNISALAGTPVQNYG; encoded by the coding sequence ATGACCGAAGATCGTCAGACCCCCAGCCGCCATCCCGCCCTCGATTATCACGAGTTCCCCAAGCCCGGCAAACTTGAGATCCGAGCCACCAAGCCCATGGCCAATGGCCGTGATCTGGCCCGCGCCTACTCGCCTGGCGTGGCTGAAGCCTGTATGGAAATCAGCAAAAGTCCGGTGGAGGTCAGCCGTTATACCGCGCGCGGTAATCTGGTGGCGGTGGTCAGCAACGGCACGGCGGTGTTGGGTCTGGGCAATATCGGCCCGTTGGCGTCCAAACCGGTAATGGAAGGCAAAGCGGTGTTGTTCAAAAAGTTCGCCAATATCGATTGCTTCGACATAGAGGTGAACGAGTCCGATCCGGTGAAGCTGGCTGAAATTGTTGCATCACTGGAGCCCACGTTTGGTGCAATCAACCTGGAAGATATCAAAGCCCCCGATTGCTTTATCGTGGAAAAATTGTGCCGGGAAAAAATGAACATTCCGGTGTTTCACGATGACCAGCACGGCACTGCGATCGTGGTGGGCGCGGCGGCCACCAATGCCCTGCACGTGGTGGGCAAGAAATTTGAAGACATCAAAATTGTTTCCACCGGCGGTGGTGCCGCCGGTATTGCCTGTCTGAACATGCTGCTGAAACTGGGTGTGAAGCGCGAAAATGTCTGGCTGTGTGATCTGGATGGATTGGTGTACCAAGGTCGCACCACGCAAATGACCGAACAGAAAGCGGCCTATGCACAGGCGTCGGATTTGCGCACGCTGGATCAGGTGATTGAAGGCGCGGATCTGTTTTTGGGGCTTTCAGGTCCCGGTGTGCTGAAGCCCGAGATGGTGAAAAAAATGGCCGCCAAGCCAGTGATTTTTGCTCTCGCCAATCCAACCCCGGAAATCATGCCCGACCAGGTGCGCGCCGTGGCACCCGATGCCATCATCGCTACCGGCCGTTCGGATTATCCCAATCAGGTCAATAATGTTCTGTGCTTCCCGTTTATTTTCCGGGGCGCACTGGATGTGGGTGCCACCGAAATCAACGACGCCATGCAGATTGGTTGCGTGGAAGGGATTGCGGCGCTGGCGCGTGCCACCACCAGCGCGGAAGCGGCGGCGGCCTATGAAGGCGAAAACCTCACCTTTGGCGCCGAGTATCTGATTCCCAAGCCGTTTGATCCACGCCTGCTGGCCACCGTCGCGGGTGCAGTGGCAAAAGCCGCGATGGAAACCGGTGTCGCCACCCGGCCATTGCCTGATCTGAAGAGCTACAAAGAATCGCTCAACCGCTCCGTATTCCGCTCGGCGTTCATTATGAAGCCGGTGTTTGAAGTGGCCCGGGCCGCCAAGCAGCGCATAATTTTTGCGGAAGGCGAAGATGAAAGGGTACTGCGTGCAGCCCAGGCCATGCTCGAAGAGGGTACCGGCAAACCGATTCTGATTGGCCGGCCCGATGTGGTAGAAGACCGCTGTGAAAAATTCGGCTTGTCGGTTAAACCCGGGCGCGATTTTCATCTGGTCAACCCGGAGCACGACGACCGCTTCCGCGACTATTGGAGCACTTACCACGAACTGATGCAGCGCCGGGGTGTGACCCCCGATCTGGCCAAAGCGGTGATGCGTACCAACACCACCGCCATCGCCGCCGTGGCGGTACACCGGGGCGATGCAGACTCCATGATCTGCGGTACCTTTGGTCAGTATCTGTGGCATTTGAACTACATTGAGCAGATTCTGGGTGATGCCAAGCGCCAACCCCAGGGCGCATTGTCGCTCATGCTGATTGAACAGGGTCCGCTGTTTATTGCCGATACCCACGTATTCCCCGAACCCACGGCCGAACAGGTGGCGGCCATTGCTGTGGCCGCTGCGCGCCATGTGCGACGCTTCGGCCTTGAGCCGCGCATTGCGCTGTGTTCGCAAAGCCAGTTTGGCAATATGCAATCGCGTTCCGGCCAGACCATGCGCGATGCCATTGCCCTGTTGGACAGTGTGCCGAGGGATTTTGCCTATGAGGGTGAAATGACACTGGACCTGGCACTCGATCCTGCCCTGCGTGAACGCATC
- a CDS encoding 2OG-Fe(II) oxygenase encodes MQHFIAQFDGVLNTDQCNSLIARFQQDTARTPGRTGAGVDIAKKDSTDLYLSGLPHWADVCADLNQLLLRAVMQYARAFPHLLVGALSPKVLNAAGQPEDLRPDQIPALPDAALAGIVQSMYAFDDINLQSYRAGTGGYHHWHSEHYPHPTDASQRSLRRVLLWLLYLNDVDNGGETEFLYQGAKVSPKAGRLVLAPCGFTHTHRGCVPVSNDKYVLASWVMFKEAKALYGQ; translated from the coding sequence ATGCAACACTTTATTGCCCAGTTCGATGGCGTACTCAATACCGATCAATGCAACAGTCTGATCGCCCGTTTTCAGCAGGATACCGCCCGCACGCCCGGGCGCACCGGCGCGGGTGTGGATATTGCGAAAAAAGACAGTACCGACCTCTACTTGTCCGGTTTGCCCCATTGGGCGGACGTTTGCGCGGATTTGAACCAGCTGCTGCTGCGCGCAGTGATGCAATATGCGCGCGCATTTCCCCACTTGTTGGTGGGCGCGCTGTCGCCAAAAGTTCTGAATGCGGCCGGCCAGCCGGAAGACCTCCGGCCGGATCAGATACCGGCGTTACCCGATGCTGCGCTCGCCGGCATCGTGCAGTCCATGTATGCCTTTGATGACATCAACCTGCAATCCTACCGCGCCGGCACCGGTGGCTATCACCACTGGCACTCGGAGCATTACCCGCACCCCACAGATGCCAGTCAGCGCAGCTTGCGACGGGTTTTGTTGTGGCTCTTGTACCTCAATGATGTGGATAACGGCGGCGAAACGGAGTTTCTTTACCAGGGGGCAAAAGTCAGCCCCAAGGCCGGCCGGCTGGTGTTGGCACCCTGCGGTTTTACCCATACTCATCGCGGCTGCGTGCCCGTTTCCAATGACAAATATGTGCTCGCCAGCTGGGTCATGTTTAAAGAGGCCAAGGCGCTATATGGACAGTAG
- the ahpC gene encoding alkyl hydroperoxide reductase subunit C, with product MALINTQIKPFTAQAFKNGEFIEVSDKDLEGKWSVFFFYPADFTFVCPTELGDLADHYDEFQKRGVEIYSVSTDTHFTHKAWHDSSETIGKIQYTMIGDPTGRITRNFDVMREEQGLADRGTFVVDPNGVIQAMEITAEGIGRDAEDLLRKVKAAQYVANHPGEVCPAAWKEGETTLAPSLDLVGKI from the coding sequence ATGGCACTTATCAATACCCAGATCAAACCTTTTACCGCTCAGGCGTTCAAAAACGGTGAATTCATCGAAGTGAGCGACAAAGACCTCGAAGGCAAGTGGAGCGTGTTTTTCTTCTACCCGGCGGATTTCACCTTTGTGTGCCCCACCGAGTTGGGCGACCTGGCGGACCACTACGACGAGTTCCAGAAGCGTGGCGTGGAGATTTACTCGGTGTCCACCGACACCCACTTCACCCACAAAGCCTGGCACGACAGCTCCGAGACCATCGGCAAGATCCAGTACACCATGATCGGCGACCCGACTGGCCGCATTACCCGCAACTTCGACGTGATGCGCGAAGAGCAGGGCCTGGCTGACCGCGGCACCTTCGTGGTTGACCCCAACGGTGTGATTCAGGCCATGGAAATCACCGCCGAAGGTATCGGCCGCGACGCCGAAGACCTGCTGCGCAAGGTGAAAGCGGCCCAGTACGTGGCCAATCACCCGGGCGAAGTCTGCCCCGCCGCCTGGAAAGAAGGCGAAACCACACTGGCGCCTTCACTGGACCTGGTGGGCAAGATCTAA